One genomic region from Argentina anserina chromosome 2, drPotAnse1.1, whole genome shotgun sequence encodes:
- the LOC126783569 gene encoding replication factor C subunit 3, with amino-acid sequence MAELIAPMDIDGDDTNPSPLKPNNNKGKNVVVSDPVHGEATPWVEKYRPQSLDDVAAHRDIVDTIDRLTSENRLPHLLLYGPPGTGKTSTILAVARKLYGPQYRSMILELNASDDRGIDVVREQIQNFAGTQSLSFGAKPPVKLILLDEADAMTKDAQFALRRVIEKYTKSTRFSLICNHVNKIIPALQSRCTRFRFAPLDSFHVTERLKHVIEAEGLDVSESGLAAVVRLSNGDMRKALNILQSTHMASQKITEDAVYLCTGNPLPKDIEQISHWLLNESFTESFKRISDMKATKGLALVDIVREVTMFVFKIKMPADVRVLLINDLADIEYRLTFGCNDTLQLGSMIATFTKARSALVAAAK; translated from the exons ATGGCTGAGCTCATCGCTCCCATGGACATCGACGGCGACGACACCAACCCCTCTCCTCTCAaacccaacaacaacaagGGCAAAAACGTCGTCGTTTCCGACCCCGTCCACGGCGAAGCCACTCCCTGGGTCGAGAAGTACCGCCCTCAGTCCCTCGACGACGTCGCCGCCCACCGCGACATCGTCGACACCA TTGATAGGCTGACTAGTGAAAACAGATTGCCACACCTCCTACTGTATGGCCCTCCTGGCACTGGAAAGACTTCCACAATTCTGGCCGTCGCACGCAAGCTCTACGGGCCACAGTATCGTTcgatgattctcgagttgaaTGCATCAGATGACAGGGGAATTGATGTTGTGAGGGAACAGATCCAGAATTTTGCCGGCACACAGAGTCTTTCCTTTGG TGCAAAGCCACCTGTAAAGTTGATCTTACTGGATGAGGCAGATGCAATGACTAAGGATGCTCAGTTTGCTTTGAGAAGAG TTATTGAAAAATACACAAAGAGCACTAGGTTTTCTCTAATCTGTAACCATGTCAACAAGATTATTCCAGCATTACAGTCAAGGTGTACACGTTTTCGGTTTGCCCCACTTGATTCATTTCATGTGACAGAGCGACTCAAACATGTTATAGAAGCTGAAGG GCTTGATGTGTCTGAGAGTGGATTAGCAGCAGTTGTACGGCTTAGCAATGGAGACATGAGAAAGGCTCTGAACATTCTGCAG TCTACTCATATGGCTTCACAGAAGATAACTGAAGATGCAGTTTATCTTTGCACAGGAAACCCATTGCCCAAGGACATTGAGCAAATATCTCACTGGCTTTTGAATGAGTCCTTTACAGAGAGTTTCAAAC GAATTTCTGATATGAAAGCAACAAAGGGATTGGCTTTGGTAGATATTGTTAGAGAAGTGACTAT GTTTGTTTTTAAGATTAAGATGCCAGCAGATGTTCGAGTTCTGTTAATCAATGATTTAGCTGACATAGA GTACAGATTGACCTTTGGATGCAATGATACATTGCAACTTGGATCAATGATTGCTACTTTTACGAAAGCTCGCTCTGCACTTGTTGCTGCTGCAAAGTAG